CATTTCAATCTGCAAGGCGACCTCTCTGGAATATCCTATTTAGCTCCCTTCGCGCAGAATAGTGTTCACAATCTAATTTAAAAACACTAATTTACAGATAGGGAAACCCACCCTGTTTTCTACCCATTTCTATGCACGGTTCTACAAATTTTATTGCTTTTCCCCCTTTGTTCTTTCTACGGGTTTCCTTTTGTTTGCACCTTTTATTGCTTGTTTTGTTCCATTTTTGTTTCGTTTTTATTTATCTTtcattttccttcttcttctttcctattttatttatcaaaattcataaatattttcaaaaatcatAAACATTTTTGAAGTTATCATATTTTCTACAAATCATCACTATTTAAAAAATATGATAACACTTTTTAAAATTCCATGTCATATGTTGAAAATATTAATCATTTTTTAAAGTCATGAAGTTTTCTAAAAATCCATGAACAATTATGTTTAATTAATTAACATCTATTAAAAAAACTGAAAACATTTaataaattcttgaacatttttaaaCTCATGGCAATTTTTGTATCCTTATCTCCCAGAACATTTGTTGGAATTAATGTTTTTTTAATATACCAAAAATCAGTAACTGTTATTTTTCTTGAGCCAAAATCCGTCAATTGTTACTATTAGTCATTTGCTAAGAGGAGCGAAAGGCTAGCGACAAGTGAcaggcgaaatcactaattaaggagtattcgttgcaaagaacactccatcttcccaggtcacgacaagtggcgcacatgcagcgcgccacttgtcgcaacctgggagttttccctttcttcgtagattcgtttattcaaaacgttttatctcttaaatcgtgcgtccaaatttcaaaccgttttcaccattggattcctcgcgtcgagatctttaaaactagatcccatgttgataggttttgacgaacttttttttcatgaaaaaaaccggacgaaaaaaccaaaccgggagcacggttttttccctttccgaaagaggcacgcccgtgcctctcgcgaaatcacaaccgtgcctctcgtggaagcaaaaccgtgactctcgtggaaagaaaaaaaaacagaaaacgcgtttttttcccttttcgaaagaggcacgcccgtgactctcgcgaaagcacaaccgtgcctctggcaaaaacaaaaccgtgactctcgcNNNNNNNNNNNNNNNNNNNNNNNNNNNNNNNNNNNNNNNNNNNNNNNNNNNNNNNNNNNNNNNNNNNNNNNNNNNNNNNNNNNNNNNNNNNNNNNNNNNNNNNNNNNNNNNNNNNNNNNNNNNNNNNNNNNNNNNNNNNNNNNNNNNNNNNNNNNNNNNNNNNNNNNNNNNNNNNNNNNNNNNNNNNNNNNNNNNNNNNNNNNNNNNNNNNNNNNNNNNNNNNNNNNNNNNNNNNNNNNNNNNNNNNNNNNNNNNNNNNNNNNNNNNNNNNNNNNNNNNNNNNNNNNNNNNNNNNNNNNNGTGACTCTCgctaaagaaaaaaaacagaaaacgcgtatttttttccctttccgagaggcacggccgtgactctcgcaaaagcaaaaccgtgactctcgcgaaagaaaaaaaacagaaaacgcgttttgtttttccctttccaagaggcacggccgtgactctcacgaaagtacaaccgtgcctctcgcggaagtaaaaccgtgactctcgcgaaagaaaaaaaacagaaaacgcgttttttccctttccgagaggcacggccgtgactctcgcaaaagcacaaccgtgcctctcgtggaagcaaaaccgtgactctcgcgaaagaaaaaaacagaaaacgcgttttgtttttccctttccgagaggcacggccgtgactctcacgaaagcacaaccgtgcctctcgcggaagtaaaaccgtgactctcgcgaaagaaagaaaaacagaaaacgcgtttttttcgtttccgaaaggcacggccgtgactctcgctaaagcacaaccatgcctctcgcgaaacgaaacgctaaggaagaccggggaaaaaccaaaacgttggaaaaaactggaaaaaaacccgtataaaaagccgaaaacgcgtgcggaaaaataaaaaaaacaaaatctgaagggagcgtccagagcgcgacacgtggcgaatggctgagagcgccaagtggcgctgatcgttgcgaggctcccgaaggagcgctcgttaactagttgctcccagtGAAAGGACGTAGCAAGCGCTATAAGGGTCTGGTTTGGCCCATGCACATGATATAGTGACTATGCAGCAGTTTTGCGGCGTTTCCTAAATGGCGCCCGTAGCGCCCTTTGCTTCATTATTTACAAAACAGCGCACACACCCCGTCACGTTGGGCCGACCGTTTTTTTTGTTTGTAAACTGCAAAAAATGTGTGAGAGATGGGCTTCAAACCCACGACGAGCTAGTTCAGTGACCCAAGCGATAGCCACCCGACCACATcatttcttttctttcattttcttttttctttttttattttttttctctgtccttttctctttcttttttcaaattcgtgaactttttattCAAACATATTATTTTCTAATAAATCCATGAACGTTTCTCCAAACTCATGAACTTTATTTCCAAATTGATCAAAGTTTTTTCCAAATTAGTAAAAAAATCAATTTTGTGTTTTTTTTCAaggtcgatgaacttttttccaaaattgatgattttttaaaaaaaaatatgaACTTTTTCATGGGCGATGAATCTTAAAATTCATTgatttctttttctttgtccttttgCTTTCTTTTCTCAAATTCCCGAACTTTTTGGTCAAATATATTAATTTTTCaagaattcatgaacttttttccaaactcATGATCTTTATTTCCAAATCGATGAATGTGTCTGCAAATCGGTGGATTTTTttaaagttgatgaactttttcaaatttgtgatttttttttcaaaatcgatgaactttttgcgcaaattgatgattttttttgacGATTTGTTGTGAAGTTTTTTGAAAATTGATGGACTTTTTCCAAATCCtttgatttttttaaaagaaaatatcGATGCAATAAAACAGTGATCAAATTAGCGAGTGAACAGGCTATGAATCAGCGAGCGGACGACTATGGGCCTTCGTGGAAACAGCCCACAGAATAACGCTGAAGGTGCCAGTTAGGGGCTCCCCTCTTTCGCTCCATTAGTTGCGTGAAGTGAGATTCGAACTCTCGACCTCCGTGTTTACATTCACCAGCAGTAATCAACTGAGAAAGCTAACCGTTGTGCATAGTCACTTTCGTTTTTCTTCTTGTTGTACGTCTTCTCTGTCTggttttcttattctttttttggTTTTGCTTGGTCGTTTttcttagtttttttattttcttttccatttgcttaaatttgtgaacttttaaAAACATCATGGAAAATTTGAAATTCTTGAACAttatcaaattcatgaacattttcttaaattcgTGAAAAACAAACTCAAATCCGTGAAAATTTTCAAATCCATGATAGTTTTTGAAAtccagatttttttttcaaaattgaaaaCTATTTTGTCAAatgcgtgaacttttttcaaatcgatgagaTTTTTACAATTACACAAAAAATTTCTTTTCAAATTTGTTAACTTTATTTCTTCTTCAAACTGAGTGCACTCTTTTTTTCAAAtcaaatgaacttttttcaatttccaTTTTTTTTTAAATTCGTGAAATTTTTTCAACTCAATAAACTCTTTTATTTTTGCGATTTTCccgaattcatgaacttttttcaaatcgatgaagcTTTTTCAATTTCACAATTTGATTTTAATTCTTGATTTTTTTGCAAGTCTATGAACTTTTTAAAATCACAAAAAACGGTGGTCATTCTATTTCCTGAACCAGTAGTACAACATAACCGAGAAAAAACAAGAGGCGAGAAAGGCGAGTTGAGCGAGCAAATGAATAACGAAGCGAGGGTGCGAATCTCGATGGGTCATGGCCCGCTCCCGCTCGCGTGAGCACCGGTTTCTTGTTTTGGCGCTATAGGCATTGATGAGGAGGTCTTGAAACCGAGGCCTATGTGGTGCCGAGGTCGGAGGAAGGTGTTGGGCCAAGGGGAATGGATTCAGGCCCACCCAATTCGGCTCTGGCTAGTCACATTTGTGACAAGCTCACATCAGTGCTCCTTGGATGATGTGTGTGAGGCTAATCATTTTAGAAATTCTCGATATTGTGTACGTCATTTGTTTCAACACGCTGCAATATTGTGTCTTTTGTGGCAAACACATGGGTGGCGATGAATTTGGGTATCTGCTGCAAATAGTGTGTTCAGTTTCATATTTTGTTCGCATTGCTACAAATTTTGGCTTCTATGTTACATATGTGTGGATCTCTCGGCAATTTAGTACAACTAGGGaggattttttttttgcggggtactaGGGAGGATTTGTTGCATACGCTAATTTTCTTTTGCCACATCGGCATATTTGAAATGTTACGACATGTTATTGATACGCCACACGAAAAATGCTACGATGTTGCAAACATGTCAACGTTACCACATGGTATTTCAATTCTGTATGGATCAGACGTTCCAGATTTTGATTTTATGTTTGATAAGGCGGCCGATGCCTAGAGCACCCAAAAATAAACGTTTTCATGGCAGCGAGGTATGTGGACAGGGAGAATTGTTCTGAAAACGAACGTTTTGTAAGGTTCTGGAGAACGTTGCTTTGGAATCTTCCACCTGCTTATGCCAATAGTTTTTAACTATACTTGGATTTCATTCGGCCGGTGAGATGAAGTAAGCAACACGTACAGGCCGCCGATGGTGCCAATTGTCAGTACACCATAGCTTTTGCCGTACCGTCACGTTAGTTTATGACTAACGTGATTTCAGATGTTGCTTGGTCGTGGCTTTGCAGTAGTACCATGCAGCATGAAGAGGCACACTGTTTGAACCAATCAACGTGTAATACTTTTACTAGAGGAAACTTCAATTATTTTGTCTCGTCAGAAACCACAACATGTATTTTTCAAATATAAATTTGATCCACACATCAAAGATAGCAAAGACAAATTCTGCAGCGGATAGAACCGGCCGATACCATCCACAGCAAGATTTGTCTCTATTGATTCTCCATGTATACATGCATATATATCAGTTTTGTAGTTTAAATTTCATGTGATGGTGAGATGATATATGGAAGTTGTGCTACTTTTTCTCTAAGCGAGAGGTTTATGCCAGGGTTGTCGTTTCTTCCTGTGATGGTGTGATAGTGAGAGCCTGCAAGCATACACCATCTTTTCCTAAAAATATTTTTATTCTTCCAACACATTTGGAAAAAGTCTATATAGAGATCTTATGTTTGGTGCGAAGTTTTGCATTGTCGTGGCTTGTGCACAGAAGCCAAACTTAAAGCATCCAAAGATGCCTTTGTAACTACTCATTCTTGTCTTTTTCACGTAGGCTATAGATTAACACATTTTTTCACGAGGAGCTTGAAATAAATAGTTTGTTTTAGTATCTTTTTCTCCATTTTTCTGAATTATGTAAACTACTTTTTTAATACTATAAGTTAAAAGTCTTATCTAATGAGAAATACTTATATCTCACCTAACTCCTACACCGTTGGATTTAACGCAAAGATTCGTGGggattttttccttttattttttgtttggttAATCAAATAGTATAGGAGTTAGATATGACTTTGTTAATTCTAGATGAGAATTAACAAATCCGTATTTAAAACATTGAGAGCATGTATACACGATTGCACAAAAGGTAGGAGCATACTCTCTCCATCCGCGAATAAGTGTATTTCTggaagtcaaagttttaaaactttgaccaaatttatatgaaAAAGTAGCAGCATTTATGGCAACAAATTAGTATCATTAGATCCGTGTTGAAATGTACTTTTATAATATATCAATCTGATGTCATATATATTACTACTTTTTTCTATATAGTTGGTCAAAATTCTAAGACTTTGACTTAAAAAAAAGTACACTTATTCATGGACGGGGAAGTAGAAGGTTGAGGGAAAATGCTACCATTCAGCCGGCTGATGCCCGTGCAACCGCCAGATTGATCCTGGTCGAGCGCTCACGCTGGCCACAAGTCCCGTGCAGccaatttttctttctttttgcaacAGGCATATTGTTTCAGAAGGTTTCTCCGACAGAGGTCTTGTTTCAAAACAAAAAGAATGGTTCGGCGGTGAAGTTTTTCAGCAAAAGGTCTAGTTTCAGAAGGTTTCTGCAACAAAAGTCttctttcagaaagaaaaaaatgcTTCGATGGTGAAGATTGTTTTCTTCTGCAACAGGGGTCTTGTNNNNNNNNNNNNNNNNNNNNNNNNNNNNNNNNNNNNNNNNNNNNNNNNNNNNNNNNNNNNNNNNNNNNNNNNNNNNNNNNNNNNNNNNNNNNNNNNNNNNNNNNNNNNNNNNNNNNNNNNNNNNNNNNNNNNNNNNNNNNNNNNNNNNNNNNNNNNNNNNNNNNNNNNNNNNNNNNNNNNNNNNNNNNNNNNNNNNNNNNNNNNNNNNNNNNNNNNNNNNNNNNNNNNNNNNNNNNNNNNNNNNNNNNNNNNNNNNNNNNNNNNNNNNNNNNNNNNNNNNNNNNNNNNNNNNNNNNNNNNNNNNNNNNNNNNNNNNNNNNNNNNNNNCCAAGCATTGCAAAACGACGCATATTTCAGAAACATAGCTTTGGTTGCAGAAATCGCCAGGGGAGTGCCGGCGTGAGAGCTCGTCGCCGTCGTGCTGGAGTCGAGGCAGCTGCTCGGGGTGCTGGGTCAGAGGAGGCACGACAACTCCGACGGCTGACGGCACTCCATAGTTGAGGCGCTCAAGCCATGGCGGGGCGACGGTATTGTCCCGGTGGACCTTTGCAGCAAGGTCCTTATTGCAAAGCCCCTGAGTGCAACAAGCTATTGTTGCAAAGGTCTTCAGTTGGATGGGGTGGCAGATCAGACGACTGATTTGGGCGGCATCCGACCGCGGCTGATCTAATCGGTTTATCACCAGACAGACGCGTAGCACTGCCCTTGAGCATGGCAACTATCTACCACAGATCCTCTAAAAATGTTTTTTCTACGGTAttgtccgcgaataagtgtacttctagattttgtcctaagtcaaagttttaaaactttgaccaatttTGTAGGAAAAAGCAACAACATTTATGGCAATAAATTAGTATCATTAGATCCGTATTGGAATGTACTTTTGtaatatatcaatttgatgtcatatatattactactttattttatatagttggtcaaaattgtaaaactttgacttagaacaAAGGAAAACGCGATGCCCGTGCAGCGTCCGCCACCTGCGTAGCCATTGGCTCGATCCTGATCGAGCGCTCACCACAGATCCTCTAAAAATGTTTTCTTTTTACCACAGGGAATTCATCGTCCAACCAAGAGCATCAATTACAACCTACACATGGACACACGCCAAGTTTTGGTCATTTCGCTAAATGGCACCATGAACGATGAACAAGTATCACCACCGTTGCATGGCCCCGCGTGCCGGCGAACGCGGCCCACCGATTCAAACTTCCCTCCAAATCAGGCATGAGCGTGTACGGCAAGGTGACAAATGAGCGGAGAGGAAACGAACGCGGCTGGCGTGCCAATCCGGGATGGCTTTCCATATACGCCGCCGCACGGTGAGCGGACGCCAACTGGACTTCCCACAGTCCCACTGTCGACTGGACGCCGAAAAGGAGAGTAATCAGTGTCCGTTTCCTGCGTGACTCGACTCGAGTAGTAATCCGTGTGTGTGTGCGCGGCCGCGCCTCCATTCCATTCCGGGCGTTTAATTCGAGGCTAAATGCTGAGATATCCACGAGTCATGACGACGCGCGTGTCACATCAGTGGTGCTAGGATTATATGCGTGCCAAAGCCGATCCCTGTCCTCTTCCTCGTACCCACAGTCTTGCCATCTCTTCCCCTCGTCTCGTCCCCTACCTACGCAGACCAGGTGCCAACTGCCAAGTGACTGCAAAAGGCGCGGGTTCTTCTCGTTcggggccgccgccgccccgtgaaGAAGCCCTCGAGCACGGGACCCATGGCGACGGAGCAGTTCGTCCTGTTCATCTTCATCTGCTGTCTGTCCTCCCAATTCGCTGGTAGGCTTTGGTTTTCTTGACGAGTCTGATTCTTGCCGTGTTGTGCGTTTCCTTTGATTCTGCGATTGATGATTGTTGATTTCGCCGTGTCTCTCTGGCAGATGGATATGATCCGGTGGATCCGAACGGGAACATCACCATCAACTGGGATTTCCCGTCCATCGAGCCTAATGTGTACGCGGTGCGCATAGTTGGGATTTTTCTTCTTCTGAAACGAATGCTCCTCGCAGAAATCGCGATTTTCTGCCACTGAAACTGCGTACGAATCAATCGATTTGCTGCGCGCGCAGGTAAAGGTGAGCATCCACAATTACCAGCTGTACCGCCACATCGAGCGCCCGGGGTGGCGGCTCAGCTGGGTGTGGGCCGGCGACGAGTTCATCTCGGACGTGATCGGCGCGGAGACGACGGAGCGGGGCAACTGCACCGGCCGCCACGGCGCCAACGGCGCCCCTCCGCATTGCTGCGAGAAGCAACCGGTCATGGCGGACCTGCTGCCGGGCGCGCCGTACAACAGGCAGTCCGCCAACTGCTGCCGCGGCGGCGTGCTCTCGTCCGTCACGCAGAACAACAGGACGGCCACCTCACAGTTCGACATGTACATCGTCAATTTCGCGCTCGACGAGCATGGCGACCCCAAGATGCCGACCACCTTCAGCATCGGCGTGCCGGGCTACACCTGCAGCAACGCCACCAATGTGCCGGCGACGAGGTCCAAGGTCGACGAGCAGCGGCACGTACAAGTTCTGCGTAAGCATttggttctttctttctttcttagcCAACGACCCAATGTCTTGTGACGCGCCGTGCATCGAGCGATGACTCTTTCTTGGCTTGGTGGGGTGCAGGCACATGGCAGATCATCTGCTCGTACTCGCAGTTCAGGGACGCACCGTCGCCGTCCTGCTGCGTCTCCCTCACGACCTTCTACAACAACACGATCGTGGGGTGCCCGCGGGACAGCTGCGGTGGTGCAAACTCTCCCTCGGCGCATCAGTGCCTCAGGTTAAACCACCTGACAccctgctacatactctgcattcttctgattttcttctgcCGTCATTCTGATTCGTGCCTGCATGTTCATGTTCGTCCGGTTTTTCAGCGGCGGCGAGCAGTCCAAGGTCCTGGCGGCGCTGCCTGACGCCGAGGGCGCTCCGCCCGTGCCGGTCATCCGGTGCACGGAGCACATGTGCCCGATCCGGGTGCACTGGCACGTGAAGCAGAGCTACCGGGGGTACTGGAGGGTGAAGACGACGGTGACGAACTACGACGTGGTCAGCAACTACACCGACTGGAACCTGGTGGTGCAGCACCCCAACCTCCGGAGCCTGACACAGCTCTTCAGCTTCAACTACCAGCCCCTCATCCAGTACGGCACCATCAGTAAGTGCACAATCTTCGACAAGAAGATGATACGAAGCAAGGATGGGTAAGAAATGTGGTTTTTTGCAGATGACACGGGGATGTTCTGGGGAATCAAGAACTACAACGAGATGCTGCTGGGTGATGGGAACGTGCAGACCGAGATGATACTGGAGAAAGACCCGAGCGACTTCACCTTCTCAGGGGGCTGGGCGTTTCCGAGGAGGGTCTACTTCAATGGACACGAGTGCGTCATGCCGCCGCCGGATCAGTACCCTTCGCTGCCCAATGCGGCCTGGGACGTGCGTGTCTCGGCGGTGCAGCGCTGGCTAGTCGCCAGCTCTTGTGTGCTCTCGTTGTCTATGTTGTTTCTCGTGTAAAGGGTACCTGACTAGCCCTGAATACATGGGGTTTGAGTATCTCAGTTTAACTTCCCTGTAGAGTACAACTAATCCAGCATATACCTCCTCTTTGAGCGGCTATAGATTAAACTATTGCTCAGTAACATATGCCCCCAGCAAAAGGAAATCGTAGAAAACTTCATATTCGGGTAGGATGTCTTCCCAGCAATTACATGGTCCTTTGATGCTTAGTACAGTAGTACGAAGTGCAAGCTCGGAGATGGCTTCTTTCCCTGCTCTGTTTACCATTGCCCTGGACATGTTCTACTCACTCCAATCTCAATTCAGTCAAGCAATTGGTCGGTAAAGCCAAAACTTGTGTCTAGATTCTGTTGATAACGACATTCACATGCTTGCACTTGGGGAAAGCTGAAGCGCTCGCGTCGCTCACGGGGGCGGCACGGCCGAAACCTTAGCCGCAACTGCCGCCCCATTCTCCACCTCCACCCGAGCTCCCCTCACCGCCGCCAGGTGAAACCGACGGGCGAAGCCCGCTAGACCTACGACGGCGGCAGGGACTTCTCCTCGCGAGAGACGTAGCGGTGGCCCTGGACAAAGCTAATCGACTACCGACAGCGGCGTCTCGCCGGCGCAggtaagcggcggcggcggccccgaGCATGCCGGCGACCCCGCTTCTCTCCTCCTCCCTCACTGGGGGTCGTGCGGGGCGGTGTTGGGGTCGGTTGCGCAGATCTAGCACCTGGATCCGGGATCTGTCGGTGGGGTGCCCAGGCGTGTGGTTGCGACAGCTGCACATCCGGCTAGTCGAGCTGTGGTGGTGGCGGTGTGCTGCAACTCATAGACGACGGCGCGGTGGCGCCACGTAGGCGGGTGTGTTGTGGTTGNNNNNNNNNNNNNNNNNNNNNNNNNNNNNNNNNNNNNNNNNNNNNNNNNNNNNNNNNNNNNNNNNNNNNNNNNNNNNNNNNNNNNNNNNNNNNNNNNNNNNNNNNNNNNNNNNNNNNNNNNNNNNNNNNNNNNNNNNNNNNNNNNNNNNNNNNNNNNNNNNNNNNNNNNNNNNNNNNNNNNNNNNNNNNNNNNNNNNNNNNNNNNNNNNNNNNNNNNNNNNNNNNNNNNNNNNNNNCCCTGGCCTCTGGTGTGGTCTTTGCACTGCCAACTCCGGTCGTGCATGCGGCAGAGTGCTGGTAAGGGCTTTTGGCGGTGGTCTGCTCGTGATTGCCGGAGCGACGACTCCGAGTCAAGGTGGATCTGTGTCGTGCCCCTGCCCGTGTGGGCAGTAGTGGAATGGTTGATGGTGCTTCCAGTGAAGGCGGTAGCTCCCTGGATTTGTCAAGAGTTGCGCGCGCGGTGGACTGTCCTTATGACAGTCCAGTGACGGTGGTTTTTGTGGTTTTCTAGGCGAAAGTTTTTCCTGACTTAGTCAATGGCGACGACGTTGCTTTGTTGCACCATTTCCATCTTGATGGTGCCGTTGAGGAGCCCCGACCCACCTCCAACCAATGGGACCTTGTCTTCCGGGTGAAAACCCAGATTTAGTTTGCCGTATCAGATGGTGGTGGCGTTTTCCTGACACGTTTATCTTTCTTGGAGGCGCCATTATTGGAGACGAGGTTCGTTCGACGCTTGTGGCTTTTGTGTTTGTGGTGGGATGCCGAGGCAGTGGATGTCAAAGCTGCGGCTCCAGACGATGGATGTCAGAGCTAGATCcgaaggatctcgggtagggggtcccgatctagtAGTCTTGGCTAGATGGTAACAAGgacacaaaggacacgaggtttacccaggttcaggccctctcgaggtggtaaaaccctacgtcatgctttgtTTGTATCGATTGTGGATGGGGTACAAAATACAGGTGATCTACCGCGAGATTGGATGTGAATGAATCTACCCTCTACGCCTTGGCACCCCGGCTTATATAGATACCGGGGCTACCTAGAGTTTACACATGGTCGGCCATATCTAAGGGATAAACATGTtgagtgttggggaacattgcatggaaaacaaaaaaaatctacgcacacgcaagatctattcaTGGAGATGTATAGCTACGAGAGGGCGAGAgcttctacatacccttgtagatcgctaagcggaagcgtttatcaacgcggttgaagtagtcgtacactttcacgatccgtcccgatcaagtaccgaacgtacgacacctccacgttcagcacaagttcagctcgatgacgtcctcgccttctcgatccagcaagagaggcggagtagtagatgagttccggcagcacgacggcgtggtgacgatggtggtgaaactatttccgcagggcttcgccaagcacaacagaTTTATGACGGAggacgaactagagggagagggggcgccgacacacggcttggtgaatcgtGGTGTCCCCCCCAGGGGCTAGCCCTGCTCCTCTATTtgtatgttgagccttggggtcgtttcttggagaaagagcctcctcaaagttggtttggaacgtaaggaagagtccttctcggttTCCAGTACTAGACGCCACagtcctcggcgtctggcccagacgccatgggcctcgacAGTTTGGTCCTTGacctctgcaaaacttccttttgcaccgacctaaagccccatGG
This region of Triticum aestivum cultivar Chinese Spring chromosome 2D, IWGSC CS RefSeq v2.1, whole genome shotgun sequence genomic DNA includes:
- the LOC123049694 gene encoding COBRA-like protein 7, with the translated sequence MATEQFVLFIFICCLSSQFADGYDPVDPNGNITINWDFPSIEPNVYAVKVSIHNYQLYRHIERPGWRLSWVWAGDEFISDVIGAETTERGNCTGRHGANGAPPHCCEKQPVMADLLPGAPYNRQSANCCRGGVLSSVTQNNRTATSQFDMYIVNFALDEHGDPKMPTTFSIGVPGYTCSNATNVPATRSKVDEQRHVQVLRTWQIICSYSQFRDAPSPSCCVSLTTFYNNTIVGCPRDSCGGANSPSAHQCLSGGEQSKVLAALPDAEGAPPVPVIRCTEHMCPIRVHWHVKQSYRGYWRVKTTVTNYDVVSNYTDWNLVVQHPNLRSLTQLFSFNYQPLIQYGTINDTGMFWGIKNYNEMLLGDGNVQTEMILEKDPSDFTFSGGWAFPRRVYFNGHECVMPPPDQYPSLPNAAWDVRVSAVQRWLVASSCVLSLSMLFLV